The following proteins come from a genomic window of Miscanthus floridulus cultivar M001 chromosome 2, ASM1932011v1, whole genome shotgun sequence:
- the LOC136536381 gene encoding glutathione S-transferase T3-like — MAPAERSGRRTSTSGGKGRAGSRLGLKKSSSTAPSRPPTSSPVPPPPLPSLEVPVTPPVPTPATVVSSPAVLSSSPALLSSSVMSQPARVGWGAVPPIFSSEPRNQQSPNSWVYPPGGFMNFLQQPHYPQQPQIQGENFHLVGQPMGFNPISPPPSACGAPQTVKQGTSTKETVNIDIDEDDNNEANRQVKKRYWSHEEEERLASAWLNASKDPIKGNDKRGDTFWKEVTDDFNKKGNGKRRREINQLKVHWSRLKSSITDFNDYWSKVTQMHTSGYSNDMLEDEAQKMYANRFEKPFLLVHWWKILKNEPKWCALIEKTEKNKSEIVDVLDEQSRPIGREAAKAERSGRRKKDNVMEGIVILGDNIEKIIKVQQDRKVEREKVTEAQIQISNANLRAAKEQKEAKMFEVYNSLLNQDISHMSEDQKASRDRAIRKIEEKLFAN; from the exons ATGGCACCAGCAGAGAGATCCGGGCGGCGCACCTCCACGAGTGGGGGGAAAGGGCGAGCGGGTAGCCGTCTGGGACTGaagaagtcgtcctcgactgcgCCGTCGCGGCCTCCAACTTCGTCACCggtaccgccgccgccgctgccttccCTCGAGGTGCCGGTGACGCCACCAGTTCCCACGCCGGCCACTGTGGTTTCCTCCCCTGCTGTGCTGAGTTCTTCCCCTGCTCTCTTGTCTTCGTCTGTGATGTCGCAGCCAGCGCGAGTAGGATGGGGGGCCGTACCCCCAATTTTTTCCTCTGAACCTAGAAACCAACAATCCCCAAATTCATG GGTCTATCCACCAGGTGGTTTTATGAATTTTCTTCAACAACCACACTATCCACAGCAGCCACAAATTCAAGGTGAAAATTTTCATTTGGTTGGACAGCCTATGGGCTTCAACCCGATATCACCACCACCAAGTGCCTGTGGAGCACCCCAAACTGTGAAACAAGGTACTTCAACAAAGGAGACGGTGAACATTGACATTGATGAAGATGACAACAATGAGGCAAATAGGCAAGTAAAGAAGAGATACTGGAGTCATGAAGAGGAAGAGAGACTG GCCAGTGCTTGGTTGAATGCTTCTAAAGACCCAATTAAGGGAAATGACAAGAGAGGTGACACATTTTGGAAGGAAGTCACTGATGATTTTAACAAGAAAGGGAATGGGAAGCGTAGAAGGGAAATAAACCAACTGAAGGTTCACTGGTCACGCCTCAAGTCATCGATCACTGATTTCAATGACTATTGGAGTAAGGTAACTCAAATGCATACAAGCGGATACTCCAACGACATGCTGGAAGATGAGGCACAAAAGATGTATGCAAACAGGTTTGAAAAGCCTTTTTTGTTGGTGCATTGGTGGAAGATACTAAAAAACGAGCCCAAATGGTGTGCACTGATTGAGAAGACAGAGAAAAACAAGAGTGAGATAGTTGATGTTCTAGATGAACAATCACGTCCCATTGGTAGAGAAGCAGCAAAGGCTGAGCGTAGTGGAAGGCGCAAGAAGGACAATGTTATGGAAGGAATTGTCATCCTTGGGGACAATATTGAGAAAATTATCAAGGTGCAGCAAGATCGGAAGGTGGAGCGGGAAAAGGTCACAGAAGCACAGATTCAGATATCAAATGCAAATTTGAGGGCAGCAAAGGAGCAAAAAGAAGCAAAGATGTTTGAGGTCTATAATTCCCTGCTTAATCAAGACATAAGTCACATGTCTGAAGATCAAAAGGCTAGCCGAGACAGGGCAATACGCAAGATAGAAGAAAAGTTGTTTGCAAACTAA
- the LOC136522175 gene encoding uncharacterized protein, with the protein MAPTASEATSSSATTSATSSTDADAPASPSPSPSRRAAPTLILVAFLAAFLILSSGDDATAQPLNGVSLESPEVSFVPSPLDGQFCERVLLSGVPRLHLDSYASQIRVKMNVSQSIPEKFHWKIEVCFHRNASMNLCQCETGEWQGFQDGMWTAVNSPYGNKYVDVKLADKKPARFTLSIQEEFQKWRLACLGIGFVLLFLSPIVSKWAPFYYSSSMALGILLVVLIVLFQGMKLLPMGRKSLFYLAIYGSVLGVGSYVVHYFSTLVSSILENFGLSEELYNPVSIFLLVAIVFTGAGFGYWMVRRFILSKDGSVDAGIAQFVKWAMRVVATLFIMQSTLDPLLALVALAFSWWLCSLLTAKKVQKTVTQKQKQSKVLSQQMLTQGSPKSPKIQFLSPSKTGFGRTTSRSSATQFGQSNLANGGLICSALTKRVVPNEDDEDHYSTFHNIQPRKYSKEEWEDFTQKSTRKALAECTATPEFAQWVVDNAHRLQVEKEEDNFSEEDTIESSNSSEETGDEADGAPGLIRLWG; encoded by the exons ATGGCCCCCACCGCCAGCGAAGCCACCTCGTCGTCGGCGACGACCAGTGCCACCTCGTCCACGGACGCCGACGCCCCGGCCTccccctcgccgtcgccgtcccgGCGCGCGGCGCCCACCCtgatcctcgtcgccttcctcgccgCGTTCCTCATCCTCTCCTCCGGCGACGATGCCACGGCGCAGCCGCTCAACG GTGTTAGCTTGGAAAGTCCAGAGGTTTCATTTGTTCCCTCCCCCTTGGATGGACAATTTTGTGAGCGAGTCCTCCTATCTGGAGTGCCAAGGTTGCATCTTGATAGCTATGCAAGCCAAATTCGTGTCAAAATGAATGTCTCTCAATCGATTCCTGAGAAATTCCATTGGAAAATAGAGGTTTGCTTTCATAG GAATGCCTCCATGAATTTATGCCAGTGTGAGACGGGTGAATGGCAAGGTTTTCAAGATGGGATGTGGACTGCTGTAAATTCTCCATATGGAAACAAATATGTTGATGTGAAATTGGCTGATAAGAAACCTGCTAGGTTCACTCTTTCCATTCAGGAAG AGTTTCAGAAATGGCGTTTGGCTTGCCTTGGTATTGGATTTGTATTGCTATTCCTCTCACCAATTGTTAGCAAATGGGCTCCCTTTTACTATAGCAGCTCTATGGCTCTTGGGATCCTGCTTGTTGTTCTTATTGTACTTTTTCAG GGAATGAAATTGCTACCAATGGGCAGGAAAAGTTTGTTTTACCTTGCAATTTATGGATCTGTG TTAGGTGTTGGTTCCTATGTTGTACACTACTTCTCAACATTGGTCTCTTCTATTCTTGAAAACTTCGGCTTGAGTGAAGAGTTGTACAACCCC GTTTCTATCTTCCTGCTGGTGGCAATTGTCTTCACTGGAGCTGGTTTTGGCTATTGGATGGTCAGGAGATTTATCCTTTCAAAAGATGGAAGTGTAGATGCTGGGATAGCGCAATTTGTGAAGTGGGCTATGCGTGTTGTTGCTACATTATTCATTATGCAG AGCACACTTGATCCTCTTCTAGCACTGGTTGCTCTTGCTTTTAGCTGGTGGTTATGCTCTTTGTTGACTGCAAAGAAAGTTCAGAAGACAGTGACCCA GAAACAAAAGCAGTCAAAGGTTCTTTCTCAGCAAATGCTTACTCAAGGATCGCCCAAGAGTCCTAAAATCCAGTTCTTAAGTCCATCTAAGACAGGCTTTGGAAGAACCACATCTAGAAGTTCGGCCACACAGTTCGGTCAGAGCAATTTGGCCAATGGAG GTCTGATCTGCTCAGCACTTACAAAGCGCGTAGTACCCAACGAAGACGACGAAGATCACTACTCCACCTTCCACAACATCCAGCCACGGAAATATTCCAAGGAGGAATGGGAGGACTTCACCCAGAAATCGACTAGGAAGGCACTTGCGGAGTGCACAGCAACCCCAGAGTTTGCCCAGTGGGTTGTTGACAATGCTCATCGTCTGCAAGTAGAAAAAGAGGAAGACAACTTCTCAGAGGAAGATACCATCGAGAGCTCCAACTCCTCGGAAGAAACTGGGGACGAAGCCGATGGAGCTCCAGGTCTGATCAGGCTGTGGGGCTAG